One region of Microbacterium sufflavum genomic DNA includes:
- a CDS encoding O-methyltransferase has protein sequence MSEHDANARFLRESIVEPDSLARARAHAVELGAAPVSAAVGSQIAVLAAAAGARSIVEIGTGAGVSGLWLLRGAPQAVLTTIDNEPEHLAAARQAFADARVPSTRARLITGRASDVLPRMNESSYDIVLVDADPENVIEYVEHGLRLARVGGLVLVPRILAGGRVADPVQRDDVTSAYRSLVQATQESSAVLATVSPAGEGLLQLVRLDDQD, from the coding sequence ATGAGCGAGCACGACGCCAACGCGCGCTTCCTTCGAGAATCCATCGTCGAACCGGATTCCCTCGCGAGGGCGCGCGCGCACGCGGTCGAGCTCGGTGCCGCCCCGGTGAGCGCCGCGGTCGGTTCGCAGATCGCCGTGCTCGCCGCCGCCGCGGGGGCGCGGTCGATCGTCGAGATCGGCACCGGTGCCGGCGTGTCCGGCCTCTGGCTGCTGCGCGGCGCCCCGCAGGCCGTCCTGACCACGATCGACAACGAGCCGGAGCATCTCGCCGCGGCACGCCAGGCGTTCGCCGACGCCCGCGTCCCGTCCACCCGCGCCCGCCTCATCACGGGTCGCGCGAGCGACGTGCTGCCGCGCATGAACGAGTCCTCGTACGACATCGTGCTGGTCGACGCCGACCCGGAGAACGTGATCGAGTACGTCGAGCACGGTTTGCGGCTCGCACGGGTCGGCGGGCTCGTGCTCGTGCCGCGCATCCTCGCCGGCGGTCGCGTGGCCGACCCCGTGCAGCGCGACGACGTGACCTCCGCCTACCGCTCGCTGGTGCAGGCGACCCAGGAGTCCTCCGCGGTGCTGGCCACGGTGTCGCCGGCCGGTGAGGGACTGCTGCAGCTGGTGCGCCTCGACGACCAGGACTGA
- the dapC gene encoding succinyldiaminopimelate transaminase, whose product MSVRDLADYPWDAVVPFRDRAAQHPGGLVDLSVGSPVDPTPDIIRRALAEATDAHAYPQTVGTPALREAIVAWYARRRGVPDLRIDNVLPTIGSKELVGLLPTLLGLGPGDIVVHPRVAYPTYDVGARVAGATPLAADDPAEWPEGTKLIWINTPGNPDGRTWSVAELAAAVRRARELGAVLASDECYAELGWDGPWSTEPIPSVLDPRVTDGSRANLLSVYSLSKQSNLAGYRAAFVAGCARIVGELLTARKHLGLMPPAPVQHAMAVALGDDAHVAAQKELYRARRDLLRPALEAAGFRIDGSEAGLYLWATEGRDAWESLGRLADLGILAGPGPFYGADAAQHVRLALTAPTERVSAAAERLHDGAL is encoded by the coding sequence GTGAGCGTCCGCGACCTCGCCGACTACCCGTGGGACGCGGTCGTCCCGTTCCGTGACCGCGCAGCGCAGCACCCGGGCGGTCTGGTCGACCTCTCGGTCGGCTCGCCCGTCGACCCGACGCCTGACATCATCCGCCGGGCGCTCGCCGAGGCGACAGACGCCCACGCCTATCCGCAGACGGTCGGCACGCCCGCGCTGCGCGAGGCCATCGTCGCCTGGTATGCGCGCCGCCGCGGCGTGCCGGATCTGCGCATCGACAACGTGCTACCCACGATCGGCTCGAAGGAGCTCGTCGGGCTCCTGCCCACGCTGCTCGGTCTCGGTCCGGGCGACATCGTGGTGCACCCGCGCGTGGCCTATCCGACGTACGACGTGGGCGCCCGCGTCGCCGGAGCCACACCGCTCGCGGCCGACGATCCGGCGGAGTGGCCCGAGGGCACGAAGCTCATCTGGATCAACACCCCGGGCAACCCCGACGGGCGCACCTGGAGCGTCGCGGAGCTCGCGGCCGCCGTGCGTCGCGCGCGCGAGCTGGGCGCGGTCCTGGCGAGCGACGAGTGCTACGCGGAGCTGGGGTGGGACGGCCCGTGGTCGACGGAGCCGATCCCGTCCGTGCTGGACCCGCGGGTGACCGACGGCAGCCGCGCCAACCTGCTCAGCGTGTACTCGCTCAGCAAGCAGTCGAACCTCGCGGGGTATCGCGCCGCCTTCGTGGCCGGGTGCGCCCGCATCGTGGGGGAGCTGCTCACCGCCCGCAAGCACCTCGGCCTCATGCCGCCCGCTCCGGTGCAGCACGCGATGGCCGTGGCGCTCGGCGACGACGCGCACGTGGCCGCGCAGAAGGAGCTGTACCGCGCCAGGCGCGACCTGCTCCGTCCGGCCCTGGAGGCCGCCGGCTTCCGCATCGACGGCTCGGAGGCGGGTCTCTACCTGTGGGCGACGGAGGGACGCGACGCGTGGGAGTCGCTGGGGCGGCTCGCCGACCTGGGCATCCTCGCGGGTCCCGGCCCCTTCTACGGTGCCGACGCGGCGCAGCACGTGCGGCTCGCGCTGACCGCGCCGACCGAGCGGGTGAGCGCGGCGGCAGAGCGCCTGCACGACGGCGCTCTGTAG
- a CDS encoding helix-turn-helix domain-containing protein — MEDLRTRLARTLRREREAASLSVSELARRAGVSKATVSQLESGAGNPSVETLWALGVALGVPFAVLVDQQANAPTLIRADELAGVPSSAAAYSATLLSASPPGARRDVYLIQAEPGDPRRSDPHHPGTIEHVILIAGQARIGPPDEPVVLDPGDYLTYAGDVSHIFEATKPGTSAVLISELR; from the coding sequence ATGGAGGATCTCCGCACCCGCCTCGCCCGCACGCTCCGCCGCGAGCGCGAGGCCGCGAGCCTGTCCGTCTCGGAGCTCGCCCGCCGCGCCGGCGTCTCCAAGGCGACCGTCTCACAGCTCGAGAGCGGCGCGGGCAACCCCAGCGTCGAGACGCTGTGGGCCCTGGGCGTCGCCCTCGGGGTGCCCTTCGCGGTGCTGGTCGACCAGCAGGCCAACGCGCCCACGCTCATCCGCGCCGACGAGCTCGCGGGCGTGCCCTCGTCCGCCGCCGCCTACAGCGCGACCCTCCTCTCGGCCAGCCCGCCCGGCGCCCGGCGCGACGTGTACCTGATCCAGGCCGAGCCCGGAGACCCCCGCCGTTCCGACCCGCACCACCCGGGCACGATCGAGCACGTGATCCTGATCGCGGGCCAGGCCCGCATCGGCCCGCCCGACGAGCCCGTCGTGCTCGACCCCGGCGACTACCTCACGTACGCCGGAGACGTGTCGCACATCTTCGAGGCCACCAAGCCCGGGACGAGCGCGGTCCTCATCTCCGAGCTGCGCTGA
- the dapE gene encoding succinyl-diaminopimelate desuccinylase → MVLDLTASSAALTRAICDIRSVSGDEKTLADAIEQAVAPLAHLEVIRHGNTIVARTDRGRDRRVAIAGHIDTVPVNGNLPTRDIEVDGEPYLWGRGTVDMKAGTAVQLKLAAELTDPAVDITWMWYDNEEVEATKNGLALLAAARPDLLQADFAILGEPSNGEVEGGCNGTLRAIVRTSGVRAHSARAWIGENAIHRAAPILTRLAEYRAREVPVEGLLYRESLSAVRIAGGVAGNVIPDACEVEVNYRFAPSKSAADAEAHVRAVLAGFDVEITDAAEGARPGLDADIARDFVAAVGAEPRPKYGWTDVARFSALGIPAVNYGPGDPHLAHHDEERVPLAQIAAVEQGLRAWLTSH, encoded by the coding sequence ATGGTGCTCGATCTGACCGCGTCCTCTGCTGCCCTCACCCGCGCGATCTGCGACATCCGGAGCGTCTCGGGCGACGAGAAGACGCTCGCCGACGCCATCGAGCAGGCCGTCGCCCCCCTCGCGCACCTCGAGGTCATCCGGCACGGGAACACGATCGTCGCCCGCACCGACCGCGGCCGAGACCGTCGCGTGGCGATCGCCGGCCACATCGACACCGTGCCCGTGAACGGCAACCTTCCCACGCGCGACATCGAGGTCGACGGCGAGCCCTACCTGTGGGGGCGCGGCACGGTCGACATGAAGGCGGGCACCGCGGTGCAGCTGAAGCTCGCGGCCGAGCTGACCGACCCCGCGGTCGACATCACGTGGATGTGGTACGACAACGAAGAGGTCGAGGCGACCAAGAACGGGCTCGCGCTGCTGGCGGCGGCACGTCCCGACCTGCTCCAGGCGGACTTCGCGATCCTGGGCGAACCGTCGAACGGCGAGGTCGAGGGCGGCTGCAACGGCACGCTGCGGGCGATCGTGCGTACCTCGGGTGTCCGCGCCCACAGTGCCCGGGCGTGGATCGGCGAGAACGCCATCCATCGCGCCGCGCCCATCCTCACCCGTCTGGCCGAGTACCGCGCTCGGGAGGTCCCGGTCGAGGGGCTGCTGTACCGCGAGAGCCTCAGTGCCGTCCGCATCGCCGGCGGGGTGGCGGGCAACGTCATCCCCGACGCGTGCGAGGTCGAGGTCAACTACCGCTTCGCGCCCAGCAAGTCGGCCGCCGACGCCGAGGCCCACGTGCGCGCGGTGCTCGCGGGGTTCGACGTGGAGATCACGGATGCGGCCGAGGGGGCACGCCCCGGGCTGGACGCCGACATCGCGCGGGACTTCGTGGCGGCGGTCGGCGCCGAGCCGCGCCCGAAGTACGGCTGGACCGACGTGGCGCGCTTCTCGGCGCTGGGCATCCCCGCCGTGAACTACGGCCCCGGTGACCCCCACCTCGCCCACCACGACGAGGAGCGGGTGCCGCTCGCGCAGATCGCGGCGGTCGAGCAGGGCCTGCGGGCATGGCTCACCTCGCACTGA
- a CDS encoding YcxB family protein: MPHRSVTVDERLLRHMARDAAIYTLTRPVAIVMWLALAAALIIGVLNLTATARAGQETSAIVAFTPAVAVALGLYAVLLSVSSARRAVRAAMPVESVVWVALEDDRLQLGSDRRRSEIPYSEFQHVRVGRDAVLLKVRDAAVATAIPRVLLSDDDIARLRSRVS; encoded by the coding sequence ATGCCGCACCGCTCCGTGACCGTGGACGAGAGACTGCTCCGTCACATGGCGAGGGACGCCGCGATCTACACCCTCACGCGCCCGGTCGCCATCGTCATGTGGCTGGCGCTGGCCGCCGCCCTGATCATCGGCGTGCTCAACCTCACCGCGACCGCGCGCGCCGGGCAGGAGACGTCCGCCATCGTGGCCTTCACTCCGGCGGTCGCGGTCGCCCTCGGCCTCTATGCGGTGCTGCTGTCGGTGTCCAGCGCGCGCCGTGCGGTGCGGGCCGCCATGCCCGTGGAGAGCGTGGTGTGGGTGGCGCTGGAGGACGACCGGCTGCAGCTGGGCAGCGACCGGCGGCGCTCCGAGATCCCCTACTCCGAGTTCCAGCACGTCCGCGTCGGGCGCGACGCCGTGCTGCTCAAGGTGCGCGATGCCGCGGTCGCGACCGCGATCCCCCGCGTGCTGCTGAGCGACGACGACATCGCACGCCTGCGATCCCGCGTCTCCTGA
- a CDS encoding DUF3117 domain-containing protein produces MAAMKPRTGDGPMEAVKEGRLIIVRVPLEGGGRLVVSVNDAEAKELHDVLGAVVTPA; encoded by the coding sequence ATGGCAGCGATGAAGCCGAGGACCGGAGACGGACCGATGGAGGCCGTGAAAGAAGGACGACTCATCATCGTGCGCGTTCCGCTCGAGGGCGGCGGCCGCCTGGTCGTCTCCGTGAACGACGCCGAAGCGAAGGAGCTCCACGACGTGCTGGGTGCCGTCGTGACGCCGGCCTGA
- a CDS encoding AzlC family ABC transporter permease yields MTAEREVWREALGVVLATSAYGISFGALAVASGLDVWQTCVLSLLMFTGGSQFAFIGVFASGGLAALPSAIASAALLGVRNVAYGMRMSPLVGGGPWRRAAAAHFTIDESTAVAIAQNDPRLRRVGFWVTGVGIFIGWNLTTLTGALVGDVLGDPKAWGLDAAAAAAFLALLWPRLRQRQAVAVGVAAAVVAAALTPFLMPGLPVLIAAVVAIAVGWFNWLGRDDAGREPLETREAGA; encoded by the coding sequence GTGACCGCGGAACGCGAGGTGTGGCGCGAGGCGCTCGGCGTCGTGCTCGCCACCAGCGCCTACGGCATCTCGTTCGGTGCCCTCGCCGTCGCCTCCGGGCTGGACGTGTGGCAGACCTGCGTGCTGAGCCTGCTGATGTTCACGGGCGGGTCGCAGTTCGCGTTCATCGGCGTCTTCGCCTCGGGCGGACTCGCCGCCCTCCCGTCGGCGATCGCCTCGGCCGCGCTGCTCGGCGTGCGCAACGTCGCCTACGGCATGCGCATGTCGCCCCTCGTCGGGGGAGGACCGTGGCGCCGTGCGGCCGCCGCGCACTTCACGATCGACGAGTCCACCGCCGTCGCGATCGCCCAGAACGACCCCCGCCTGCGCCGGGTGGGCTTCTGGGTCACGGGCGTGGGCATCTTCATCGGCTGGAACCTGACCACCCTCACCGGAGCCCTCGTCGGCGACGTGCTCGGCGACCCGAAGGCCTGGGGCTTGGACGCGGCGGCCGCGGCAGCGTTCCTCGCCCTGCTGTGGCCGCGCCTCCGCCAGCGCCAGGCGGTGGCCGTCGGCGTGGCGGCGGCAGTGGTCGCGGCGGCGTTGACCCCGTTCCTCATGCCGGGGTTGCCGGTGCTGATCGCCGCAGTCGTCGCGATCGCGGTCGGGTGGTTCAACTGGCTCGGGCGGGACGATGCGGGACGCGAGCCCCTCGAGACGCGGGAGGCCGGCGCATGA
- a CDS encoding DEAD/DEAH box helicase → MPSFLDLGVPAELAAVLAASGKTEAFAIQRDTLPDSLAGRDLLGRGRTGSGKTIAFALPLVARLAASGTKRRAGLPRGLVLAPTRELATQIAATVAPLAEAVGLRVTTVFGGVSQRPQEKALQGGVDIVVACPGRLEDLMKQQVVRLSAIEVAVLDEADHMADLGFLPGVTRILAATPADGQRLLFSATLDRGIDTLARRFLSNPVSHEVDEASVPVGEMTHRVLVVDSTENKTVLVRDLASGTGRRILFTRTKHQAKKLAKQLTAAGIPAVDLHGNLSQNARERNLGAFSTAPEDGGVRVLVATDVAARGVHVDNVDLVVHVDPPVEHKAYLHRSGRTARAGAAGTVVTVVLPEQRRDVKDLLRKAAISAPLEELTPAAVTELVPERAPHVRPAPVQQAPQRPAAKQRPAGGERSSAATPPARRRRRRSGGQGGGQGASYSTQTGGASRQGGQSRQGGGRGSQGR, encoded by the coding sequence ATGCCTTCCTTCCTCGATCTCGGCGTTCCCGCCGAGCTCGCCGCCGTTCTCGCCGCCTCCGGCAAGACCGAGGCGTTCGCGATCCAGCGCGACACCCTTCCCGATTCGCTCGCCGGCCGTGACCTCCTCGGTCGCGGACGCACCGGCAGCGGCAAGACCATCGCCTTCGCCCTTCCGCTCGTGGCGCGGCTCGCGGCCTCGGGCACCAAGCGCCGCGCCGGGCTCCCCCGCGGCCTGGTGCTCGCGCCGACCCGAGAGCTCGCGACGCAGATCGCCGCCACCGTCGCCCCGCTCGCCGAGGCCGTCGGGCTCCGCGTCACCACCGTGTTCGGCGGTGTCAGCCAGCGTCCGCAGGAGAAAGCGCTGCAGGGCGGCGTCGACATCGTGGTGGCCTGCCCCGGTCGCCTCGAAGACCTCATGAAGCAGCAGGTCGTGCGTCTGAGCGCGATCGAGGTCGCGGTGCTCGACGAGGCCGACCACATGGCCGACCTCGGCTTCCTCCCCGGCGTCACCCGCATCCTCGCGGCGACGCCCGCCGACGGACAGCGCCTGCTGTTCAGCGCGACCCTCGACCGCGGCATCGACACCCTCGCCCGCCGGTTCCTCTCGAACCCGGTCAGCCACGAGGTCGATGAGGCGAGCGTGCCCGTGGGCGAGATGACGCACCGCGTGCTGGTGGTCGACTCCACCGAGAACAAGACCGTGCTCGTGCGCGACCTGGCGTCCGGCACCGGCCGTCGCATCCTGTTCACGCGCACGAAGCACCAGGCGAAGAAGCTCGCCAAGCAGCTCACGGCCGCCGGCATCCCCGCGGTCGACCTGCACGGCAACCTCTCGCAGAACGCGCGCGAGCGCAACCTCGGCGCGTTCTCGACCGCTCCGGAGGACGGCGGGGTGCGCGTGCTCGTGGCCACGGATGTCGCGGCGCGCGGTGTGCACGTCGACAACGTCGACCTCGTGGTGCACGTCGACCCGCCCGTCGAGCACAAGGCCTATCTGCACCGCTCCGGCCGCACCGCGCGTGCCGGCGCCGCGGGCACGGTGGTCACGGTCGTGCTCCCCGAGCAGCGCCGCGACGTGAAGGACCTGCTGCGCAAGGCCGCGATCTCGGCCCCGCTCGAAGAGCTCACCCCGGCCGCGGTGACCGAGCTGGTGCCGGAGCGCGCGCCGCACGTGCGCCCCGCACCGGTGCAGCAGGCGCCGCAGCGCCCGGCCGCCAAGCAGCGCCCCGCCGGTGGCGAGCGCAGCTCCGCGGCGACCCCGCCCGCGCGACGTCGCCGCCGCCGCTCCGGCGGTCAGGGCGGCGGCCAGGGCGCCAGCTACTCCACGCAGACCGGCGGCGCTTCGCGCCAGGGCGGCCAGTCCCGCCAGGGCGGTGGCCGCGGCTCGCAGGGCCGCTGA
- a CDS encoding twin-arginine translocase TatA/TatE family subunit, which yields MTFGLTFEKLLLIGLIAVLIIGPERLPRAAESFARLVRKAGEYLRDTKSRMREEMGPELDDVDWRKLDPRQYDPRRIIRDALFEEPQPTTPAAVAATIAEPVAPRTAPPVFDAQNRPPFDSEAT from the coding sequence ATGACGTTCGGTCTGACCTTCGAGAAGCTGCTGCTGATCGGCCTCATCGCGGTGCTGATCATCGGACCCGAACGTCTTCCCCGTGCGGCCGAGAGCTTCGCGCGACTCGTCCGCAAGGCCGGCGAGTACCTGCGCGACACCAAGTCGCGGATGCGGGAGGAGATGGGCCCGGAGCTCGACGACGTCGACTGGCGCAAGCTCGACCCGCGGCAGTACGACCCCCGGCGCATCATCCGCGACGCCCTGTTCGAGGAGCCGCAGCCGACGACCCCGGCCGCGGTCGCCGCCACCATCGCGGAACCGGTGGCCCCGCGCACCGCGCCGCCGGTGTTCGATGCGCAGAACCGTCCTCCGTTCGACTCCGAGGCCACCTGA
- a CDS encoding AzlD domain-containing protein has translation MSLWSAILLAALICLALKAAGYLVPPKVLEAPRPARISDLLTVALLAALVAVQTLGDGQAVAVDARVPALLVAAGLLWLRQSFLVVVVAAALVAALLRLFGLAS, from the coding sequence ATGAGCCTGTGGAGCGCCATCCTGCTGGCCGCCCTGATCTGCCTCGCGCTCAAGGCCGCGGGCTACCTCGTGCCGCCGAAGGTGCTCGAGGCGCCGCGTCCCGCCCGCATCTCCGATCTGCTCACGGTGGCCCTGCTCGCGGCACTCGTCGCAGTGCAGACCCTCGGCGACGGCCAGGCCGTCGCGGTCGACGCCCGCGTGCCCGCGCTGCTGGTGGCGGCCGGACTGCTGTGGCTGCGGCAGTCGTTCCTCGTGGTGGTCGTGGCGGCGGCGCTGGTGGCGGCGCTGCTGCGCCTGTTCGGGCTCGCGAGCTGA
- the fdxA gene encoding ferredoxin, protein MTYVIALPCVDVKDRACIDECPVDCIYEGERSLYIHPDECVDCGACEPVCPVEAIYYEDDLPDEWQDYYKANVEFFDEIGSPGGAAKVGVYPFDHPIIAALPPQGE, encoded by the coding sequence GTGACGTATGTGATCGCCCTCCCGTGCGTCGATGTCAAGGATCGCGCCTGCATCGACGAGTGCCCCGTTGACTGCATCTACGAGGGCGAACGGTCGTTGTACATCCACCCGGACGAATGCGTCGACTGCGGTGCCTGTGAGCCGGTGTGCCCCGTCGAGGCCATCTACTACGAGGACGACCTGCCCGACGAGTGGCAGGACTACTACAAGGCCAACGTCGAGTTCTTCGACGAGATCGGCTCGCCGGGAGGCGCCGCCAAGGTCGGCGTCTACCCGTTCGACCACCCGATCATCGCCGCGCTGCCGCCGCAGGGCGAGTAG
- a CDS encoding citrate synthase: protein MSAAADQTAKLTIGDTTAEFPVVRGTAGHDSIDFSTLTRQTGYTGLDYGFVNTASTKSEITFIDGDKGILRYRGYPIEQLAGSTSYLEVAWLLIYGELPSASELAEFDEKIRRHTLLHEDLKRFFSALPHTAHPMSVLSSAVAALSTYYEGQTDPHNPEHVELNMIRMLAKLPVIAAYAHKKSVGQAFLYPDNSLGFVENFLKLNFGVNSEPYEINPVMAKALELLLILHEDHEQNASTSTVRLVGSTGANQFASVSAGIQALSGPLHGGANEAVLTMLGQIRDSGQSVARFVERVKNKEEGVKLMGFGHRVYKNYDPRAKLVKEAADEVLASLGVTDPLLDLAKELEELALADDYFRERRLYPNVDFYTGVIYKAMGFPTRMFTVLFAIGRLPGWLAQWRELQLDPQTKIGRPQQLYTGSPERSFPTR, encoded by the coding sequence GTGAGCGCTGCAGCAGACCAGACGGCGAAGCTGACGATCGGTGACACCACCGCCGAATTCCCCGTGGTGCGCGGCACGGCCGGCCACGACAGCATCGATTTCTCGACGTTGACTAGGCAGACCGGGTACACCGGACTCGACTACGGCTTCGTGAACACCGCCTCGACCAAGTCCGAGATCACCTTCATCGACGGCGACAAGGGCATCCTGCGCTACCGCGGCTACCCGATCGAACAGCTCGCCGGGAGCACCAGCTACCTCGAGGTGGCGTGGCTGCTCATCTACGGCGAGCTGCCCTCGGCATCCGAGCTCGCCGAGTTCGACGAGAAGATCCGCCGCCACACGCTGCTGCACGAAGACCTCAAGCGCTTCTTCTCCGCGCTGCCGCACACCGCGCACCCCATGTCCGTGCTGTCCTCGGCGGTCGCCGCCCTGTCGACGTACTACGAGGGCCAGACCGACCCGCACAACCCCGAGCACGTCGAGCTGAACATGATCCGCATGCTCGCCAAGCTCCCGGTGATCGCGGCCTACGCGCACAAGAAGAGCGTCGGGCAGGCGTTCCTGTACCCCGACAACTCCCTCGGGTTCGTGGAGAACTTCCTCAAGCTCAACTTCGGGGTCAACTCCGAGCCGTACGAGATCAACCCGGTCATGGCGAAGGCGCTCGAGCTGCTGCTGATCCTGCACGAGGACCACGAGCAGAACGCCTCCACGTCGACCGTCCGCCTCGTCGGCTCGACGGGCGCGAACCAGTTCGCCTCCGTGTCCGCCGGCATCCAGGCGCTCTCCGGCCCGCTGCACGGCGGTGCGAACGAGGCCGTGCTGACGATGCTCGGTCAGATCCGCGACTCGGGGCAGAGCGTCGCGCGCTTCGTGGAGCGGGTGAAGAACAAGGAAGAGGGCGTGAAGCTGATGGGCTTCGGGCACCGGGTCTACAAGAACTACGACCCGCGCGCCAAGCTCGTCAAGGAGGCGGCCGACGAGGTGCTCGCCTCGCTGGGCGTGACAGACCCGCTGCTCGATCTGGCGAAGGAGCTCGAGGAGCTCGCGCTCGCCGACGACTACTTCCGCGAGCGTCGCCTCTACCCGAACGTCGATTTCTACACCGGCGTGATCTACAAGGCGATGGGCTTCCCGACGCGCATGTTCACGGTGCTGTTCGCGATCGGACGGCTCCCGGGCTGGCTCGCGCAGTGGCGTGAGCTGCAGCTCGACCCGCAGACCAAGATCGGCCGCCCGCAGCAGCTGTACACGGGTTCGCCCGAGCGGTCCTTCCCGACGCGCTGA
- the dapD gene encoding 2,3,4,5-tetrahydropyridine-2,6-dicarboxylate N-succinyltransferase gives MSDARTVWGIGLTTTAGDGTVLDAWFPEVRTVAPSTEDAAAAVDALVPLAGPDERRNVTVEVVQLQVDLDAAPASTADAYLRLHALSHLVARPNELNLDGIFAHLPNVAWTNAGPVLPSDAARLRPQLQRAGIQVQGLDKFPRLTDYVQPAGVRIADASRVRLGAHLSPGTTVMHEGFVNFNAGTLGASMVEGRISQGVVVGDGSDIGGGASIMGTLSGGGTHRVSIGSRTLLGANAGIGISLGDDCVVEAGLYVTAGTKIVLADGPVTPDGGRPTVKGAELSGRDGLLFRRNSLTGAVEAVQRAGVGVTLNDALHA, from the coding sequence ATGAGCGACGCGAGAACTGTGTGGGGCATCGGACTGACCACGACCGCCGGCGACGGCACCGTCCTGGACGCCTGGTTCCCCGAGGTGCGCACCGTCGCCCCCTCGACCGAGGACGCCGCGGCCGCGGTCGACGCCCTGGTCCCGCTCGCCGGGCCGGACGAGCGCCGCAACGTGACGGTCGAGGTCGTCCAGCTCCAGGTCGACCTCGACGCCGCCCCCGCCTCCACCGCGGACGCGTACCTGCGGCTGCACGCGCTGTCGCACCTGGTCGCACGCCCGAACGAGCTGAACCTGGACGGCATCTTCGCCCACCTGCCGAACGTGGCCTGGACGAACGCCGGACCTGTCCTGCCGTCCGACGCGGCCCGTCTGCGCCCGCAGCTCCAGCGGGCGGGCATCCAGGTGCAGGGGCTCGACAAGTTCCCGCGCCTGACCGACTACGTCCAGCCCGCCGGTGTCCGCATCGCCGATGCGTCCCGCGTGCGCCTCGGCGCCCACCTCTCCCCCGGCACCACCGTGATGCACGAGGGCTTCGTGAACTTCAACGCCGGTACGCTCGGCGCCTCCATGGTCGAGGGCCGCATCTCGCAGGGTGTCGTCGTGGGCGACGGCAGCGACATCGGTGGCGGCGCCTCCATCATGGGCACGCTCTCCGGCGGCGGCACGCACCGTGTCTCGATCGGGTCGCGCACGCTCCTGGGCGCCAACGCGGGGATCGGCATCTCGCTGGGTGACGACTGCGTGGTCGAGGCCGGGCTCTACGTCACGGCTGGCACCAAGATCGTGCTGGCCGACGGCCCGGTCACTCCGGACGGCGGCCGTCCGACCGTGAAGGGCGCGGAGCTGTCCGGCCGCGACGGCCTCCTGTTCCGCCGCAACTCCCTCACCGGTGCAGTCGAGGCGGTCCAGCGCGCCGGCGTCGGGGTCACGCTGAACGACGCGCTGCACGCCTGA